ACTCGCGACGACGGTAGCCTTTTCCGAGACCAAGGCACACAAGGCTCTGTCAAGGACTCAAAACAACACGAACCAAGACAAGTCACAGAAAGGCCTCATGCAAGCTTACAAGGAGATCGTTTCGCTCTGTGAAGCTATCAACATGGGCACGAACGTTTCCAACGCTGCAaagcacatcttcaagctcgtgGACAAGCACAAGTTCCTCAAAGGAAAGCCCCAGGAAGCCGTTATTGCGGGTTGCATCTTCATCGCGTGCCGGCAGAACAACGTGCCTCGAACCTTCCGTGAAATCTTCGACCTGACTAGCGTGAGCAAGAAGGAAGTCGGTCGAGTTTTCAAGCAACTTCAGAGCTTTCTGCAGAAGCTGCAGGACCAAGACGGCGCAGCCACAGGTCTCAACACAGTCACCAACTACGAGAACACATCAGTGGGTGCCGAGGATCTATGCGGCCGCTATGTCTCTCAGCTTGGTTTCACGAAACAAACCAAaatctccaagatctctcGCGCTTTGGCAGAGGGGGCCAACGATATTTCGGCACTCGCAGGACGATCGCCTCTATCCGTTGCCGCAGCATGTATCTACATGGCGTGCCAGATCGTCGGAGAATCGCGCAGCTCACTACCTATAGCCAAGCAGGCGGGTGTCAGCGATGGTACAGTCAAGACTGCGTACAAACACTTGTACTCTGCCCGCGAGAAGCTCATTTCGCCGGAGTGGTTCGAGGGGGGGGCTAGCATGGAGAAGCTTACACCGGCTACTGCAGTATAGGGGCGCCCAGATGCTCTCAGGGCTCCATGTGCTATCATGGTCTAGAATGACGTTATTTCGGCATTAAAGGATGTTACAAAGAAATTGCCGCCTTGTATTCCcccccttttcttttttctttctcttattcTTTTTCTAAACATAGCGACGTCCCGGGGTGGACCGCGAGCAGCGTATTGAATTTACACAAAGATTGAAACGAAGGAAGTCTGTGAAGATGTGAGGATGTTCAGCCATGATACTTGAAAGTAGTCTATTAAGGTAGTCTCAGTGAAATTCGGGACATCTTTTTATCCCTACTCTTGCAAATTACTTGGCAGCTAGTTGGCATTGCCTCTTCTGAGTGCCGGCATGAGTTGTCGTCAGCAGTGGGAATAGATGGGGCGGGAATGCCGTGAAACCGCGGGAGGGACCTTGAATCCGCTGCCtgtcattcttcatcaaggaaAAATAAAGAAAAATTCTACTCTAGATCGTTCTTGGAAGGCTAGGATGCGCTGCTAATGCAGACCCGCTGTTGATGTTTCTTTGACGGGGCAGATAAGTCTCCTCTACTCTACATGAGGAATAACACACCCGGCCGGGTTTATTGAACAGGAGCCAGGCCTGGTTTTTGCCGTGGGGGGCCTGTTGGTTCTTTGTGATCTGAGGACCCTTTGATAGTAGTCTTGGCATTGTAcgggttgatgatgatgcaggtTGCAGGCTGTTTCCCAGTGTGCCGCTACGTATGTACGTGTGCATATGGGTATGTAacagctggagctgaagaaagCACCTGATGTCTCGCTGCTAATCccgtatgtatgtatgtatgtgtgaCGTGAGGAATCAGCCCTTCAGAAAGGTTCCATGTTAGtagctaccttacctatgAACAGACTCGGGTACATAGTTGATGAGGTGCGTGTCAGCAACATCATGTGAATTGTAGGATGGTGTTGCGCCATCGAACTCAAGTGGTGTGAACCAATCCGGAATTCCAGCAAAAGACAGAACTGGTGCAAAGACTCGGGCCAGGAGCACCGAATTGAGAAGCGcagctaggtaggtaactcAGAGAGAAAGACCGGACGGGAtggatcaagatgatgctggcatGTACAATGCTAATGCGCCGCCGGAATAAAGTGGCATGTGTTGTAAGCCAGGCTAAGGCAGGATGCTGTATCggtatggatatggatgCATGTTTAGAATTGCCTCAGACGGCATGTctacatacctaggtaggtagttaatGGGTCTACGGGGCATCGGATGAGGAGCCAGGTTAGGAAGCCCCACAGGTGGAAGAAGAATAGgtcgagaatgagaaccCTGCTGTTACTGTCCTGTACGGCATGTGCGGTGCATGTGTGTCTTGCATCTTGTGCAAAGTAACCTTGGCGTTGCAGTGTCGTGTCTGCTTTGGGCTGTGTTTGATAGGTAATAAAATGTGATGACCATGTTTTTATCCTTGGATTTTGACTCTCTTGACTCGGAAGATACATGAAGGGACAACCTAGAAGAAAAGATATGCCGATAGCAGTATATATTACCTATATTGCGCATGTCATGCGACGAGTCAATATCACGATTATTCATTGTTTGCTACATCCGCACGGTCGCTCGAGTTGCATGCCCGCTTGGCTAAAgccaacaacacaacacatCTATCACAACGCAACATGgatgtactccgtagactGGATCGGATAACCGTGGAGTTGTCAAGAGGGTATTCATTAGTTATCGAACATCCTTGAGCACACCAAAGTGCTAGTGACACCCTTGTCGGTGCCGAGTTGACCAGGCTgtcattgtcttggcttgagcaAAAAGATAGAATGAATAGCTGCATAGCATACAAGGTGATTGACTTCCTCACGATACATACGCCAGCGGATACCCTAAGCTACTGGGCATTTTCATACATAAGCACCAAAGTATGACCTCGTAATAGGCAAGGCATCTACATAATTTCCTGCAGCCATCGTCATTCTCTCGGCTGCTATTCAGCTATTCCCCCCTACTGCACATCACATCCGTCCATCCACTACTGTATttatcaccaccaccaccaccaccaccaccaccacatGCACGCACCCACTCACTACAACTCCCACTCACACTGATCCATCATATTCCGTCTGCTTTGCCTGCCCCCATgctcattctcttctccataGCCGTTGTCTGCCCCATAACAACATGGGACCCCCCCCATCCGCTCCCCCATGTTTAGTGGAAGAGAACCCTGGGCTAATGGCGCAAAACGCAATCACTACTAGGGCCTTGCCGAGGGACGAAGGTGCAAAGTTCATCAATTGTTTGCTTGCTGCAGAACAGAACCCTAAAAAAATGCGTGAAATGCAACCATGTCAGACCACGCCCATAATACCCTGCTCAGTCAGTGTCCAGGGGTCGTAAGATAGACTGCGATTCGTCTGACGGGCCGATGCACCGTGctcagaagcagaagctcaaggttggAGAAATTGACTAATAattgtactgtactgtaaaCAGACAATCCAATGCAAATGGGTTAAGTTAGCCATACGCGCAGTACAAGAATGGGACATTCGCTGCTGGGTGCATAGTCTATCTAAATCTCACTCTCTCACTTTCCTCAGAGGCTGGACCTTGGCTGGCgagaaagaaggacaagcGTCCTACCGTACTATACTGGATGTCTAAACTAAAGACTCGAGAATCACACATCATGATGCCCAGCTTTAAACGGCTTCACGGCCGCGCCTTGGTTGCTACGGCTCCGGTTTACTGCTCCGGACCAGCTGCTTCGTCGACCATCAAGATGACCCCTTCATCGGCTTCGTGGACAACTTACCTGTGGCGAATCATCCTGAGTGTGTTGGCCCCTTCATCGGCGCTGCTCCAGTTTGGTTCATGGGCGGCTTCAGTCTTGGGCCCTCCTGTTCATGAGCTGtatcttcaacctcacttcTCCGCACTGCAAAAGGCGCCAATACAGACAGGCATTCCCTTTGAAGTCTCAACTACCCCTGAGTTCAACTGCTTCAGTCCGAATCTTCCAAATATCACCATCTATGCGACAGGGGGCACTATCGCTGGATCTGCTAGTTCGGCTGACCAAACGACGGGGTATCAATCAGCTGCGCTGAGTGTCCAATCTCTCATTGATGCGGTGCCACAGCTGTGCAATGTTGCCAACGTGAGAGGTGTTCAATTCGCCAACACAGACAGTATAGACATGAGTTCAGACATGCTACAAGCATTGGCGAAGGAAATCCAGGCCGATCTCAACAGTCCATCTACACAAGGTGCTGTTGTGACGCACGGAACCGACACTCTGGATGAGTCGGCTTTCTTCCTTGATCTCACGATCCAGAGCGACAAACCCGTGGTTGTAACGGGTTCTATGCGTCCTGCAACAGCCATAAGCGCTGATGGGCCCATGAATTTGCTGTCTTCTGTGACTTTGGCTGCCAGTGAGAACGCCAGAGGCAGGGGAGTCATGATTGCCATCAACGACCGCATCGGATCTGCTCGCTTCACGACAAAGGTGAACGCCAACCATCTCGATGCTTTTCAAGCTCCTGATAGCGGCTTGTTGGGAACATTTGTCAATATCCAGCCCGTCTTCTTTTATCCGCCATCACGGCCCCTGGGTCACCACCATTTCAAATTACCGTCCCGACCTCCGTCATCAGCTTTGCCTCAAGTGGACATCCTCTACGCTTACCAGGAGCTCAGTGTTGGCATGTTCAAGGCGGCTGTTGATCTCGGCGCACGAGGCATCGTCCTCGCAGGCCTTGGTGCTGGATTCTGGACTTCCAAGGGCACTGAAGAGATCCGACGCATAGTACGTGAAACCAACATCCCCGTGATAGTGAGCCGTCGACCAGAAGGCGGTTTCGTGGGACCCTGTCAGGCAGGAATTGGAGCTGGTTTCCTTAACCCCCAAAAGGCGAGGATCCAGCTCCAACTCGCGCTTGAGGCTAAGATGGACAACGACGCCATCCGAGCTCTTTTTGAGCACGCGGGAGTGCACTAAAGGGGCAAAAGATCAAAAGGTTCAGACCACAACAGCATGATGATACACATTACCAACAGGACCGGTACCTTTTTAGAGGAACTTCCAAAAAGATCACGATCAAATAGGGAAACTCGATACAATTCGGAGGCTTACGCATGCATCAGAAAACGGTTTGGATCTTCAGGGCGCATTTTGTCTTTTTAGCGAATGTCAAAAATTGGGGGTGGCTATCTGCTTTTTTGtcttgtttttttgtttttgcAAAGATCATTTTTCGTTGTTCAATCTAGCAGGCATCTTGAATCGGAGTGGCAAAATGGCTGATACAGCCAAACAATCATGGAGGGAGGCTATCTGTTTTTCGTTGTTCTGCATTGTTGTGCTTATAAAAGTTGATGCGGAGGAGTTGATAAAGCTGGTCTAGCAATCTGTTTTGCAGGTGCTCGACATGCAGGAGGATAATAAAGTTAATTGTATTCAACATATATACTCAAACGAAATCTTCACGTGGTTCTCAAAGCAACTTATGAGCAAATATcgaaagccaagatgctcAAGTTGTGGATTTGTCGATAATCCTTGCTCATTAACACGCTCGTGGTGTACCATGGGTAGCTGCACAAGTGACAgcggaagaagcaaaaaaaaaaaaaagaaaaaagaaaaaaaggacACAGCCGAAACTGCACGAAAGCAGGCAATAGCGGTCCAACAGGGGGGTCTGGAGAGAGAGCCAGGGCTCGCTGCAACTGAAGATCCTTGATATGTGGTTGACAGGGGAGTTGGCCATGGAGGGTCGTTAAAAGCCCGAGTTGATGCCTCGCGGTTCAGGAAAGATCCGGAAGTATATCCATACCTACTCATTTCGCGAGATTGCATCATATAATTGTGATAAGTGAATGCCAAATGAAGAATTGGGGTTTGGTGATTCCCATGATGTACTGTATGGATTTTCCAGGACCGTGAAATGGTGGTAAAGATAAATAGCAATTTCTTAACCCGTCAAAAGAGTATGTGTAATTGAGTTTAGACAACACAAATTAATCATATAATGAATATACAATGAAGATCCAGTGAATGATAAGAATGATAGAAAGATAATTCTAAGTTGGTTGGCGGcggatgatgagattgatacTGGCGCTGATGTTCGTCTCAGTACGTATGTATCCCGCAGGTAGTTTTACGATCCACTATGACGGGTGAGTCTGAGAGACAACCTGGATATGTGGCTAACTGTAAAACGGAGAAGGAGATTCCAGTTCCAATTgtctcatcaaactctcTAAAGCTTCCAATCAATTTGCGCAGTAAGAATTTGCTTTAGAGGTGCAGTTGCAAAAGTTTATCATATTAAAATCGTCCTGAACTCTATTAATGGCTTCCCCCAGATTGAGACATAGTCATAGTCTAGTCTAGAGGAGAAGCCCAGAAGCCTCCCGTTCGGCCTCAACGCTCCACGCGTACTCCCCATATTTTATCCCTTTACTTGTAAAGCTTGTCTGTCATAACATATACACCTCGAAATAGCCTACTCGAATCATGATAAACTAAATTCATATCTAAACTTATATTCGTTTATTTCCGTTACAACGCGTCAGCCACCTCGTATAAGCTTATCCTTATTATTATCTAGCcgactactccgtaccatCGGACAAAACAACCCTGACACAGCACGCCACCACCGAATCAAGGCAGGCCAAAATTCCTACTCTAGATCGAGATCAACCACCTTTTCATCCCTTCCATTCTCACTCATGATTTGATTTGGTTAGCCGTCCTTCTCTCCCCCGGGCAGAGACCGTTACCTCATGGTTGAACAGCTGGGGTCAGGGCAGGAaatacagcagcagcaacaacaacaacaacagtcaCTCGTTTGAAGTTAATCGCCCCGTCACGCCAATCGACCCATTGCGACGTCAGCGAACGTCCCGCATGTCGACCAAGATAACCTCAATACACTCGTTTTACACCCTCGCCAAGCCATCATGTTCCAAGATCGATCTGAGGCCGAGGCGCCATTAGGCCCTGAATCACCGAAAGCCAGTTCAAAGGTCAATGTTCGCCGTCGCAACAGTGGTGCCGGCCGCTCCGCGCCATTGGTCAATCGCATAAAGGATGTTGCTGCAGATGTATACCAGAAGACCGTTGTTGAGCTTATTCTGCGTCGTAAGAATGTTACTGTGTCGACTGAAGGGCGACGTATACCTCTCGAACTCGAACACGAAACCCCTTTGATCGATCCTCGCCGTGGTTTTCCATATGTCTCGAACAGCATACGAACGTCAAGATATACAGTATGGGACTTTATACCCAAGCAACTTTTCTTTCAGTTCTCTCGCGTTGGAAACTTTTATTTCCTTTGCGTTGGTATACCGCAGATGGTATGTATGAGCAGAACATTGAAGTCGGATTTGCTGCTAACAGCTACACCAGATTCCAGGCCTTTCGACGACCGGATCCTACACTACTATTCTACCGCTTTTATTCTTTGTGATGTTGACAATTGTTAAAGAAGGCTACGACGACTACCGAAGGTATCGCCTGGATAAAATTGAGAACGCTGGCTTCGCGACTGTGCTTGGACGAGAAGACAAATACACGGGAAAGCTACGACCAGTTAATAAATGGACAAAGCTTAACCCGTTTTTGACACACTCGACCGCCGAGCCGCATCCCGTGCCGGAGGAGGAATTCAATGGATTGCATTGGGTCCCTGTGAGATGGAGCGAGATTAAGGTCGGAGATATCATCAGGCTTTGCCGAGACGAGCCCATTCCCGCAGACCTTGTCTTGCTACACAGCGACGGGGAGAATAAGCTGGCTTACATCGAAACAATGGCTCTCGATGGAGAgaccaacctcaagagcAAGCAGGTCACGCCCGCTTTGGAAGGCTGCGACACGATCGAGGGGATTTCCAAGTGCAAGGCGGATTTCGTCGTTGAGAGCCCAAATCCTGACCTCTACAACTTTGATGGTCGCGTGACAGTCAGCGAAAAGACTGTGCCCTTGACTTCAAATGAGGTTATTTATCGCGGAAGTATTGTTCGCAACACCAATACAGCAATTGGGCTAGTAATCAACACTGGCGAGGACTGCAAGATTCGCATGAACGCCAACAAGCACCCAAAAGCCAAAAAGCCAGCCCTCGAGCGAGTTGTGAACAAAATCGTCGTTACCCTTGCAACTTATGTTGTGGTCTTATCTGTTGGCGTATCTATGGGCTATGTCAAATGGCAAAAGAGCACAGAAAGGCATTCCTGGTACCTGGAACAGGCAAAGGTGCCTTTCTACCAGATCATCATTGCCTTCATTATTATGTTCAACAACGTTGTACCCCTGTCGCTTTATATCAGCCTCGAAATCGTCAAAATCGGCCAGttgctgatgctgaactCGGATGTTGAAAtgtatgatgaagagacagatACCCCTGCCCGGTGCAATACGAATACTATCCTTGAGAATCTGGGTCAGGTGGGATACGTCTTCTCAGACAAGACGGGAACCTTGACAGACAATGTCATGAAGTTTCGAAAGATCAGCGTTGCAGGAACTGTTTGGTTGCATGAGATGGACCTGGAACCAAAGGTCGACGAAGCGGAGGATTTtaagcttgatgaagagtctgAGCCAAGTGAGCCTTCAGTCTACAAGACAGACCCCGTCACGGTCGTTATCAGAGAGGAACAGGCCGAGGCGTCGAACGAACCATCCACACCACAAGCTCTCGCCTCGCCATCTCGGCCCTCCATGTCACCTCGCCCCTCCATGTCTCATCGCCCATCTATGGCACCCTCGAGACCCTCAATGGCACCTTCGCGCAATTCATTTGGGAGTCGTAGATCCTCGTCCCAATGGCGCTCAACGGGACGACCGGATCATGTTCAGCCCGACGTTACTACGAATGACCTTATTGAATACCTACGTCTCCGCCCTAACTCAGGTTTTGCTAGAAAGGCGAAGCAGTACATTCTCGCTGTAGCTCTGTGCCATACCTGTTTGCCTGAATATAAGGAGAACGGAGAGCTAGAGTTTCAAGCAGCATCTCCCGACGAGCTAGCTCTCGTCAGGGCTGCTCAGGAACTCGGTTACCTTGTCATTAATCGAACGACGCAAACCATCACTCTTCGGGTCACCCAGCCTGACGGCCAcgaggaagagctcaagTACGAGGTTCTGGACGTGATTGAATTCACCAGTGCTAGGAAAAAGATGTCGATCGTTGTTCGTTTTCCAGACGGTCGTGTGTCGGTCATCTGTAAAGGTGCCGACTCTGCTATCTTACCTCGTCTTAAGATGTCGCAGATTGCCAAGCAGAAAGCTAGTGAGGTTCGGAAGAGCGCTGAGCTCGAGCGTGAGATGCACCGACGCAGCGAGCAGCAAGAGCCACGTAACAGTTTTGGCGGTAGGCCTAGTCTCACCATCCGACGAAACCCAGGCGTGTCGAGGGACAGGAGTACAAGCAGACGGCCCAATGTGGATAGAAGCAAGTCGTTCGAATTTGGCCGACTTTCTAGACGCTCGGAGGATAAGCCCCGTCTGTCCATTGCGACTCGCGGTGTGTCAATCGATCTCCCTCGAGGCCAGTATTTGAACACTCCCATTCATTACCAGCAACCAATTCCCGAACACCTAGCCTTCCTCGAGGATCCAGCCCTGCTCGACGACTCTGAGACATTTTCCAAGTGCTTTAAGCACATGGATGACTTTGCCACCGAGGGCCTTCGTACGCTACTCTTTGCGCAAAAGTTCATCACGGAACAAGAGTATCAGGCCTGGAAAAAGATTTGGGACGAGGCCACGACTAGCCTCAATGATCGTCAACAGCGCATTGAGGATGCCGGCGACATGATCGAGCAGTCGTTTGATCTGGTTGGTGCAACTGCCATTGAGGATAAGCTACAGAAGGGTGTCCCTGAGACAATTGAGAGGTTGCGGAAGGCCAATATCAAGGTGTGGATGCTTACAGGTGATAAGCGAGAGACCGCTATCAACATCGCTCACTCCGCCAGAATTTGACGGCCCGGCTCGGATCTTTATATCCTAGACATTACCAAGGGAAGTCTTGACTCTCAGCTGATTGCCCTGCAAGAGGATCTTTCAGCTGGCTCAGTCCATAGTGTGGTTGTTATTGATGGGCAAACGCTTGCGGCCGTTGAAAAATCGCCAGAGTTATCTGCCAGATTCTTTACGGTCATGTTGCAAGTCAACTCGGTCATTTGCTGCCGTGCCTCTCCAGCGCAGAAAGCACTGCTGGTAAGCACCGTCCGGTCTCGTCTCAAGA
This genomic interval from Fusarium verticillioides 7600 chromosome 1, whole genome shotgun sequence contains the following:
- a CDS encoding transcription initiation factor TFIIB, with the translated sequence MMAPNGSDAPAFEEDLSNILVCPECNISPPHLVEEFSSGDTVCEDCGMVVGSRIIDTRSEWRTFANDDQGGDDPSRVGGPQDEFVEGQQLATTVAFSETKAHKALSRTQNNTNQDKSQKGLMQAYKEIVSLCEAINMGTNVSNAAKHIFKLVDKHKFLKGKPQEAVIAGCIFIACRQNNVPRTFREIFDLTSVSKKEVGRVFKQLQSFLQKLQDQDGAATGLNTVTNYENTSVGAEDLCGRYVSQLGFTKQTKISKISRALAEGANDISALAGRSPLSVAAACIYMACQIVGESRSSLPIAKQAGVSDGTVKTAYKHLYSAREKLISPEWFEGGASMEKLTPATAV
- a CDS encoding L-asparaginase, whose product is MSKLKTRESHIMMPSFKRLHGRALVATAPVYCSGPAASSTIKMTPSSASWTTYLWRIILSVLAPSSALLQFGSWAASVLGPPVHELYLQPHFSALQKAPIQTGIPFEVSTTPEFNCFSPNLPNITIYATGGTIAGSASSADQTTGYQSAALSVQSLIDAVPQLCNVANVRGVQFANTDSIDMSSDMLQALAKEIQADLNSPSTQGAVVTHGTDTLDESAFFLDLTIQSDKPVVVTGSMRPATAISADGPMNLLSSVTLAASENARGRGVMIAINDRIGSARFTTKVNANHLDAFQAPDSGLLGTFVNIQPVFFYPPSRPLGHHHFKLPSRPPSSALPQVDILYAYQELSVGMFKAAVDLGARGIVLAGLGAGFWTSKGTEEIRRIVRETNIPVIVSRRPEGGFVGPCQAGIGAGFLNPQKARIQLQLALEAKMDNDAIRALFEHAGVH
- a CDS encoding hypothetical protein (At least one base has a quality score < 10), producing the protein MFQDRSEAEAPLGPESPKASSKVNVRRRNSGAGRSAPLVNRIKDVAADVYQKTVVELILRRKNVTVSTEGRRIPLELEHETPLIDPRRGFPYVSNSIRTSRYTVWDFIPKQLFFQFSRVGNFYFLCVGIPQMIPGLSTTGSYTTILPLLFFVMLTIVKEGYDDYRRYRLDKIENAGFATVLGREDKYTGKLRPVNKWTKLNPFLTHSTAEPHPVPEEEFNGLHWVPVRWSEIKVGDIIRLCRDEPIPADLVLLHSDGENKLAYIETMALDGETNLKSKQVTPALEGCDTIEGISKCKADFVVESPNPDLYNFDGRVTVSEKTVPLTSNEVIYRGSIVRNTNTAIGLVINTGEDCKIRMNANKHPKAKKPALERVVNKIVVTLATYVVVLSVGVSMGYVKWQKSTERHSWYLEQAKVPFYQIIIAFIIMFNNVVPLSLYISLEIVKIGQLLMLNSDVEMYDEETDTPARCNTNTILENLGQVGYVFSDKTGTLTDNVMKFRKISVAGTVWLHEMDLEPKVDEAEDFKLDEESEPSEPSVYKTDPVTVVIREEQAEASNEPSTPQALASPSRPSMSPRPSMSHRPSMAPSRPSMAPSRNSFGSRRSSSQWRSTGRPDHVQPDVTTNDLIEYLRLRPNSGFARKAKQYILAVALCHTCLPEYKENGELEFQAASPDELALVRAAQELGYLVINRTTQTITLRVTQPDGHEEELKYEVLDVIEFTSARKKMSIVVRFPDGRVSVICKGADSAILPRLKMSQIAKQKASEVRKSAELEREMHRRSEQQEPRNSFGGRPSLTIRRNPGVSRDRSTSRRPNVDRSKSFEFGRLSRRSEDKPRLSIATRGVSIDLPRGQYLNTPIHYQQPIPEHLAFLEDPALLDDSETFSKCFKHMDDFATEGLRTLLFAQKFITEQEYQAWKKIWDEATTSLNDRQQRIEDAGDMIEQSFDLVGATAIEDKLQKGVPETIERLRKANIKVWMLTGDKRETAINIAHSARI